TCCGTTCGCGCCATTTTCCTAGTTCAAAGCCAGCTGCGCTATGGGTAGAGTGCACTTGATCCGCTCCATCGAACAGGAGGCAGCCTTGAAAGAACGAAAACGGGAGCGGGCCCTTGACACAAACGCGGGGCATATGCGCTCGGGTCAAGGGTTGGGTGGCGGTTTGGTTGTACGCGATCAAGAGTTTAGACTGAAGGATTTCAGAAGGGATTAGGTTACGTAATGCTAAAGCTTTAGCACAAaccgagcacagcggacaaagaaacgacgaggacaagcgccaacttccaactatcgtttttATAAAAGTAACACAGGAACGCGGCTGAATCAGATgacaaacgagccggcccatctccgttgcTCGTAGGGCGCATGCGGTAAAATCACCCCACATGCAAAGCCAGCCGTCGAAAGCTGCTAAGGAGGgcgaaaacgccccgcccgtcttgaaagagcatgaagggacgcgctGGGTGGAGGGAAAGGGACGGGGGGATTGAGGTCGCTCGTGCAAGTGTGAACTTTGATTGtaagggcgcggtcacgatctctggcgcgcgctatctcggcacgCATCAGCGCGGAAAGCTCAAAGTTCTACGTGCTGCgccctcaacgcgaagagactgcgaaatccGCTCctctccctgaagcggccgtatcctcttccaccagcgttttgtagagttacgcgagtcCGGATCTAAAAGAGTGAGCTACTAGCCTTATTTCatatgacattacaatttgttgctatagcattcattgcttcgcccttgcggtgacactgtgatttttttcctcagACCTAGGGTACCAGCTGTTTGACACGGTACTAAACACGTGCGGTAACAGCCAGCCGCCCATGCACTCCAGCTGATCGGGCACATACAGCAAAATACCGTCAACGCACGCACATGGGATACGTGTGGTGTAGCCGTGCTGGAGAAGTTCTGAAGCTGTGTTTCAGATATATAACTTTCACTGATATGATTGATGGACATTACGGTGACAGCTGTGCCAAAACACAACTCTCCGAACGCCGTAAGTTCTGCTTCATACAAGCATTTGTCAGTGGATCATCTCCAAATACGATAACTTTATCCTAAAGAACAGACGTGATACACGCGGAAAGCTCCCTAGGGAGCGCATCAGCGCTTCTTTTCTGTCCATTCAATGCAGTATGGTCATTTTCTGTATAACGTATATAGTGTGTATGCGGAAAGAAACGACGATGTTTGGTTCGATTGGTATTACTTAATACTTTCATTTGAATACGAAATCTAGCGGCGCTGCGCATCCAAGTTCCGGGGTTGCGATCAAGCTGATTGCCATTGATACAGTATTTTAGGTACCCTGGCCTTTCTTTGCTATACAGAGCATTTGATACATTCGTAGTGTTTAGCGAGTCTCTATTTGGCTGGGTCGTACAAACTTTCACTTTAAGAGAAGCTTGAAGAAATAAATGCGGGGATTTATGATGTAGCCGCTAAACCATGATCTGGTTCAACTTCACACAAGGGACTCCTTTTTTCTAACTGCGGTTCCCGAatggacactaaatagaaacaaggaataagtttagatcgataaattatgttctgagaactttaatgtcattaatttcgtcatcataggtttattgatagaggagaaaataaagttcgaagtctcatttttaaattttgcgccgcaATCGCGCCGCGTGACGGCAAGGATTCAGATGTGtatgtatcgtattttggcgccattggctcaagaaaattaccccagacttggtatgtcaagtctatggccccctccgAGGCCAATGCACTTCATTTCTACGGATTACGAACTACGTtgtctagtaggcgccgtcaaaacatgtgatgttatggcgaatggtgcggaaacttcaaggtggcgccgccaccaacattttgttcttgcgcgttttctcgctggtGGCGTTTTTGGTACCGTGAAAGAgaactttactaatatgagaaaaatcgttttgctctttagtgtccctttaatgctaaCGTAATGCACAGTGCACGAGCACTTTTCAGTTCTTCTGAGAGTGACCATGGCAATGGGGAATCAGAAGGCCAGTCATAACGGGAATGTTTAATTATTTTAAAGGAGACCTAGAGGTCTGTCAAATCAGTGTAGATGTCCAATCACAGCGCAAAAGTTCGAAGAATCTTGATAAAACGACCTTGAGTACCACTTTTCTTGCAATACGCCACAAAACACGCGGCAATCAACGTTTGCTTGCGTCGCTTACAGAACCACTGGCTCAAGCGGTAATCAGCTTAATAGAAAGATTAAGGAGGCTCAACCGACAGCAGCAACTGATGAAGTGcttgtgtaagcatgccatcataacagctcagcttgtgcatcATGCCATCATAATAACTTCTATTGATAAAAGTCTGAGCATGAGTCTCTTAGCTTTGGTAGAATCTTTAGCACTTCATGTCTCGCTTATACTATGCCTCGATAGAGGCTTGATTAATGCCTATGCCGATGGTTACTCCTAACTCTAACGTGGCTACAAGAATAAACTGCTGCAGTAGCGCCATTCTGTGCCTCCTTTTCACATCCGTGTACATTCTGCATAAACCGTCGAAGTAAGAGAATGCGCATTAAATGCTGCATGAACATAAAAACATCAGAAAGGCCGACGTTTCGGTAGGTGGACCTACGGCACCGCTTGACGCGAAGTCGAAGACTAAACAAACACGTCAAGCAAATGCGCCTTTGAAGAACATAGGATTATATACCGGCTGGCCTATACTATACCCCTTTCCTTTAGCACTTACGTGCTTGCGCTGGAAACACTTTTAACAATGAActgtaaccaactagcccaaatcgcCGTTCTTCTATCCGTATACTGCCGTCTTTACTTTGGATCTCATAAAAAGAAGTCAAGAGTCGTTAGTAAGCTATATTTAAAAGCCTATGTCGCAGGCAAGCGGTTCTTGATACCAATGCGCCTACAGTGGTGGCCCGCTTACTCTTCCTTGTCGTCCTTGCCGCCAACGACCATGATCTTCTCGTAGACAACAGTGGCTCCGTGACAGGCCCTGGCGTGCAGCATATCGGCCGCACGATCCCATCGTTTCTCACGGACGTGGAATGTGAACACCGAGCGCTGCGCTCGGCCTAGGCCTCCCTTGCTCGTGACCACGGGTCCACGCCCGCCTGTGGATAGAGGTATTCGTGCGTGAGGCTAGGAATCATTCTTCCACAAAGAACGTGGTGATAGCCCGTAAGATcaaggaaagtttttttttttttatagagcacagctcttagccGCCCGTTCCTGGGATAagcggcgtcgccgtcaatggcgtaaccgatagacatgaacaAGTAAACAATATACTTGAAAAATAAAATCACAAGAATTCCCCGGATCGAATTGGCCttgaacctaggccctctgcgtgccaGTCAAGTTTCCTATCACgtagccacgctggtgcttgaaagtaatttgcaaaaagaccctatacagacgtcatgtccgGCAAGCTATCTCGTTGAGATATGTAATATGGCAtgacagaagaataaaataacaaacaATCATCGTAcagtgctaattgcgcaacgtgtgTGTAGTTTAATGCTGCCCATCCACTGCAcagtgttcagccataattcttcatctcagcgtcaacaatgtgcacattataccttagagatgtgtagcgggtgcctcgccTATCCGTATAAAGACGAATAATGCGCTGGTGGGTGCCgtcttacttcacaaaaatgaagATTTATGGttgtagtcgataccttgcggaaagccaaaacagtcggccttgccccaacacgaagctgcgctcagaattcgcattaggcgctATCGTAATTGTGGGGGAATTTTTCGCAGTTGACCGAACTCATCTgacgattttaaatgcgaagcatttcttagaaaacttctgcgactttgagcgtatctatctatctatctatctatctatctatctatctatctatctatctatctatctatctatctatctatctatctatctatctatctatctatctatctatctatctatctatctatctatctatctatctatctatctatctatctatccgactacgactttgtgccctcgcctcgccactgtggtctagtggttatggcgctcgactactgacacgACGGTCGCGGGATAGAgacccggtcgcggcggccgcattttcgatagaggtgaaactGTTTCAGGcctgtgtacatagatttaggtgcacgtggaataacccgaggtggtcgaaatttccggagcccttcttaacgttttgggacgttaaaccccagatatcattggTACatttcgtgctctcctggccgttggTATGGCATACCATAATTTGTATGGCATACCTCTCCTGGCCGTTGGGATGGCATTCCAATGTTTGTATGGCATACCGTGACTacattacaaacataaatgacagatcatagCATGAAagccatggcatgcatgtcatgaatggcaCGATGTACATATAAGGGTCTTAGTGCTGTTGCGGCTGTTGCGTTCAATTGATACATAAcataattcgtatggcgtgacCTGAGTACATGAtgaactgacaggtcctaacagaCAAATCATGACACGTCATGTACATCatggtttacatgacatggcctcgggAAGCTCGAGCCCTTTCAAATAAATGGATATATAGCGAAGTTATTTCGACGAGAcacttctgtatgacgaacatacatgGCAGATGGTAACATcgaaatcatgaaatgcatgtcaagtTCGACAAgccttacatgccacactcatggtacgctcgcggccgtttcgctagcttgatatacatcaaaaatggtattgcgcgacgtgattgtAAAATGAACAATAATTAcagggggtaacatgaaaatcatgaaacgcatgtcatgcaaAGCCTGCTttacatgctttacatgccacgctcattgtgcgcttacggccgtttcgctagctcgatatacacaaAATTGTTTTTGCGTGACGCGACTACATGATGGAAATAAGTGACATGTGGTAATGTAGAAAtaatgacattcatgtcatgtatggcatctCACggtgatggtgcgctcgcggccctttcgctagcttgatatacaccagaagtGGAATTGCGCGGCGTGAGTACATGGTGCACACCAAATTTAGCTGGCCACACTTGAATCATGATATGCTTTTtctgtacgacatgacttacatgccacgctcatggtgcgcttacggccggttcgctggcttgatatacaccaaaattggtattgcatgccgtgactgtgtgacgagcataaatgacctgtcctaacatgcaaataatGAGATGCATGCCACGTGCCACATAATTTACATGAAACTGTCTTCGTGTGCTTCCAGCCGTTGTGTTAACCGggtatataccaaatttggtatggcatggcacgagttcgcgacaaacataaatgacaagtcatcaaATTGTATAACCCGAATACGCGTTTCATTGGTGgcgtatataccagattgtacatgcatgtatACATGATAACCATGCGATATACAGGGAAGTAGAtctcatgacatgaatgacaataattgcctcaaagacaaacaaggcgatgtaggcAGCTTCTTGCTGGCTGCATttcattacatcgattctcacagtgcgtggtatctgccgtaTTTTTTGTGTATAAGTTATCGGGCCTGCCCCAATTTGTGGCGGCACTATACTACACTGTGTATGGGATCGAACCGCTTCACTGTAGTACACGCCGTAGACTCGGCGTGTCCTGTAGACGTGGACGATTGCGGAGATCAGTAAAAAACGGAACAGAAATTTCCGAATATAGAGATTAGTGCGAAATTCAGCCGCAGTTTGCTAGTGTGTGATCGACCAAACAGGCGCACAAGACCACAAAcccctgaaaaaaaataaatggagAGGTTTTATTTATTAAGGGGAGTTCGCTAATTTTGAACGCATAATGGTCTAGACAGGAAACTCAGCAACCTGCGCGTCGGAAGGGGTGGTTAGCTGCGGACACTCATAAGCCGTATTGGGGTCAGATAAAAATCCACACAGGCCAATGACAGTAAAGGTAAGAAATGAAATGCTCCGTTATATAAAATGTCAATAGCTTCCCTTCCAGTTTCTAATGAACTGCCGAACGAGCTAGTTGAGTGTTCATATACCGAGAACGTAGATGCAGCCTGCGAAGTAAACAACGGCGTGGTAGTTTCGCGGCTCGGGCATCGGTGGAATAGCGAGCCATTGGTTCAGCTGAGGCTTGAACACGTACGACGACGTTCCTGCATTGCAACAGCAACTTTTTTATAGACACCGGTATACTTAGCATAAACAGAATAGCGCAAAATGACGAAATCTGCCTCATAAAGACACATTTCCTCGAGTGATGTTAAACAGTCAGCCAAAGTGGCTCGAAAAGGAAATCAAGGCTTTTGCTATCTTTTCTATGAATAAGAAACGCAGTGGGTCGGGCATCAGTATATTTCTCACTGAAGAGACAACTATAAGTGAAACTTAGCTGTAAACCTGATCCTTGAATCTACGCGCTAACGTAGCAGGGTTTCATAGCAATAACTGGCCCAAGGCGTCACGAAATACATTTACGCGACGCAAACCAAGCATACATGCACTAAATTAGATGAAGCAGCACACTTACGGGATCCGTGTTTGTTTCGTTTAAGAAGGCGTGCGTATGAAAGAGTTACGTAAAGATAACGGCGTCATGTTTTGACATCGAAACAAGCACCGTACCAGCCGAGGTATTCTCTGGTTCCTTGAGGTCCGCGCCGCCAAGTACGACCACAACAGCCGAATCCGAGTTCTGTACTTTGCCCACGAGCGATACTTCCTGGGCCTCCTCCTCTCTGGCATTCCTGCGAATGTGCGCTCTCAGCGAATACCTAATGGGCAATGTAGTGCGCTGCAGAACGGTTACACCGCACTTGAGCCACAATGATACTCTGCCATAATGTCGCAACATCTTAAGGAAAAATGATCTCTATGATTTGCGATGAATACAGCACGGAGGGGGTAATATGTTTGTTGTGGTTCAATGTTCGGCTTGTGATTTGTTCGACAAGTTCTTGACACCGAAAGTGCAGGGGTACTTTCGCTCTGTCTGCCTACCCGCTGCCACTTCTACCGCTCTAGAGTTCA
This window of the Rhipicephalus sanguineus isolate Rsan-2018 chromosome 2, BIME_Rsan_1.4, whole genome shotgun sequence genome carries:
- the LOC119383994 gene encoding alpha-scruin encodes the protein MLGWGKRSTTPGLDVSASGTSSPSKKDGRNAREEEAQEVSLVGKVQNSDSAVVVVLGGADLKEPENTSAGTSSYVFKPQLNQWLAIPPMPEPRNYHAVVYFAGCIYVLGGRGPVVTSKGGLGRAQRSVFTFHVREKRWDRAADMLHARACHGATVVYEKIMVVGGKDDKEEILNSVELYNPASNTWVSYRHLPLPLMACGVGFLGGMVYVVGGVTTKKQVFTGMAPAEVLSTVHATDPNERT